One genomic segment of Bacteroidota bacterium includes these proteins:
- a CDS encoding ABC transporter ATP-binding protein, with translation MIKLEDIKKTYDLGKVKIEVLKGISLNIQKNEYVAIMGPSGSGKSTLMNLVGCLDKPTSGKYTLNNKLVSTMSENELAEVRNKEIGFVFQTFNLMARLSAVENVALPLIYAAQNKTKRTAKAIEVLTAVGLGHRLTHKPNELSGGERQRVAVARALVNNPSIILADEPTGNLDTRTSYEIMELFEEIHKQGNTVIIVTHEEDIARYAHRIIRLRDGMIEKDELNTNKLDPKELRERLQPFNNS, from the coding sequence ATAATTAAACTGGAAGACATAAAAAAAACGTATGACCTTGGTAAAGTAAAAATCGAAGTGCTAAAGGGCATTAGTCTTAATATTCAAAAAAATGAATATGTTGCTATTATGGGTCCTTCCGGATCTGGTAAATCCACATTGATGAATCTTGTGGGATGTCTTGATAAACCAACCTCCGGTAAGTACACATTGAATAATAAATTAGTGAGTACCATGAGTGAGAATGAATTGGCTGAAGTGCGCAATAAAGAAATTGGATTTGTATTTCAAACATTTAACCTAATGGCCAGACTTTCTGCAGTTGAAAATGTTGCGCTCCCACTTATTTATGCAGCTCAAAACAAAACGAAAAGAACAGCTAAAGCAATAGAGGTATTAACTGCTGTGGGATTAGGACATAGACTTACTCACAAGCCTAATGAATTATCCGGTGGTGAAAGACAACGTGTGGCTGTTGCCAGAGCATTAGTGAATAATCCTTCGATAATACTTGCAGATGAGCCTACCGGAAATTTGGATACTCGCACTAGTTATGAAATTATGGAGCTGTTTGAAGAAATTCATAAGCAAGGTAACACAGTGATAATTGTAACCCATGAAGAAGATATTGCAAGATATGCGCATCGCATTATTCGTTTGCGTGATGGCATGATTGAAAAAGATGAATTGAATACAAATAAATTAGATCCTAAAGAATTGCGGGAAAGGCTGCAACCATTTAATAATTCATGA
- a CDS encoding putative metal-binding motif-containing protein, with translation MKINLPFFIFHLLFLGNLIFAQTPEIIWQRTYGGNGDDRAQDIIATDDGGYLTIGYTNSTDGDIPFTHGLNEMLVVKIDSVGNIDWSKTYGGSDSDYGFSVCKGMDGGYLLAGRTQSDDGDVCYNHGSSDAWIVKIDDFGNIEWEKSFGGSGYEELLNIGLSDDNHYVLAAISGSDNGDITDYYGLSDFWILKINVSGEIIWQKSYGSSENDIPFSIDQTVDSGYIVAGRTEGNDGDVTENKGSTDFWIIKLDSVGDLEWQKTYGGSNSDEAHSIVKKMGAGYICVGTTFSNNGDVSGFHGFEDVWVISIDSLGGLEWQRAFGGTGGDAGIYNIRIFDSVYIISGGSGIANGDVTANNGLNDYWILSLDVEGNLNWQKSIGGSATETAFAVSNTIDNNLIVAGYTSSSDFDVEESYITPNFWVVKLGICDIPFYADEDGDGFGDVMHDTLACVLPSGFVADSSDCNDADNTMYPTAIDICNGLDDNCNGFIDEDAIFSTYYLDADGDGFGNPETEELFCDIPFGYVSDYTDCDDTNENIYPGATEILNGIDDNCDGFIDEGLSINTLAQNTIKLFPNPANTEIHIEHSVFILFLSSPVII, from the coding sequence ATGAAAATCAATCTTCCATTTTTCATTTTTCATTTACTATTTCTCGGCAATTTAATATTCGCCCAAACACCTGAAATAATATGGCAACGTACTTATGGAGGTAATGGTGACGATAGGGCACAAGATATAATTGCTACGGATGACGGTGGATATTTAACCATCGGATATACAAATTCAACTGATGGTGATATTCCATTTACTCATGGTTTAAATGAAATGCTTGTGGTGAAAATAGATAGTGTTGGGAATATTGATTGGAGTAAAACTTATGGTGGTTCAGACAGTGATTATGGTTTTAGTGTTTGTAAGGGTATGGATGGTGGATATTTATTAGCCGGAAGAACACAGTCTGATGATGGCGATGTTTGTTATAATCACGGATCAAGTGATGCGTGGATAGTTAAAATTGATGATTTTGGAAATATAGAATGGGAGAAATCTTTTGGTGGATCGGGTTATGAAGAGTTATTAAATATAGGATTAAGTGATGATAATCACTATGTGCTTGCAGCAATATCTGGTTCAGATAATGGAGATATAACAGATTATTATGGTTTAAGTGATTTTTGGATTTTAAAGATAAATGTATCAGGTGAAATTATATGGCAAAAGAGCTATGGCTCAAGTGAAAATGATATTCCTTTTAGCATTGATCAGACAGTGGATAGCGGTTATATTGTTGCAGGTCGCACAGAAGGCAATGATGGAGATGTAACTGAAAACAAAGGCAGCACAGATTTTTGGATAATTAAATTAGATAGCGTTGGTGATTTGGAATGGCAGAAAACGTATGGTGGTTCAAATTCAGATGAAGCGCACTCAATTGTCAAAAAAATGGGAGCAGGATATATATGTGTGGGTACAACCTTTTCTAATAATGGCGATGTAAGTGGATTTCATGGATTTGAAGATGTATGGGTTATCTCGATTGATAGTTTAGGAGGTTTAGAATGGCAGAGAGCCTTTGGAGGAACTGGAGGAGATGCTGGGATTTATAATATTAGAATTTTTGATTCTGTATATATTATTTCAGGAGGATCTGGTATTGCAAATGGTGATGTAACAGCTAATAATGGTTTAAATGATTATTGGATTCTATCTTTAGATGTTGAAGGAAATTTAAATTGGCAGAAATCAATAGGAGGCTCAGCAACCGAAACAGCATTTGCAGTTAGTAATACAATAGATAACAATTTAATTGTTGCGGGTTATACATCATCTTCTGATTTTGATGTTGAAGAGTCTTATATTACTCCTAACTTCTGGGTAGTAAAACTCGGCATCTGTGATATCCCTTTTTATGCAGATGAAGATGGTGATGGTTTTGGTGATGTAATGCATGATACACTTGCTTGTGTTTTACCTTCTGGGTTTGTTGCGGATAGTTCGGATTGTAATGATGCAGATAATACAATGTATCCAACTGCAATTGATATATGCAATGGATTAGATGATAACTGCAATGGCTTTATTGATGAGGATGCAATTTTTAGTACTTACTACTTGGATGCTGATGGTGATGGTTTTGGTAATCCGGAAACGGAAGAACTATTTTGTGATATTCCTTTTGGTTATGTGTCCGATTATACAGACTGCGATGATACCAATGAAAATATTTATCCCGGTGCAACTGAAATATTAAATGGTATAGATGATAATTGCGATGGTTTTATTGATGAAGGTTTAAGTATAAATACACTTGCACAAAACACAATTAAATTATTTCCCAATCCTGCAAATACAGAAATACATATTGAACATTCAGTCTTCATATTATTTCTATCATCACCCGTAATAATTTAG
- the queA gene encoding tRNA preQ1(34) S-adenosylmethionine ribosyltransferase-isomerase QueA, which translates to MKLSKFNFELPKDLIAQKPTKEREGARMMVVHRHTGKIEHKLFKDILEYFDEGDVMVLNNTKVFSARLYGRKEKTGAKIEVFMLRELNREMHLWDVLVDPARKIRVGNKLYFGDDDMLVAEVVDNTTSRGRTIRFLHDGTPQELRDIIEILGETPLPKYIKRKPEPEDKERYQTVYAKFDGAVAAPTAGLHFSKEILKRLEIKGINFAEVTLHIGLGTFRSIDVEDLSKHKMDAEYIKVDKSAVEIVNKGIKENKRICAIGTTSMRAVETSVSANKLLKTEEGWTNLFINPPYEFSICNSMLTNFHLPKTSLIIMVAAFAGYDLAMEAYKIAMKEKYRFFSYGDAMLII; encoded by the coding sequence ATGAAATTATCCAAGTTCAATTTCGAACTGCCCAAAGATCTGATAGCTCAAAAACCTACTAAAGAACGTGAAGGTGCAAGAATGATGGTAGTGCATCGCCACACAGGTAAAATAGAACATAAACTTTTCAAAGATATTCTGGAATACTTTGATGAAGGTGATGTGATGGTATTGAATAATACAAAAGTATTCAGTGCTCGCCTGTATGGTCGCAAAGAAAAGACCGGTGCTAAGATTGAAGTGTTCATGTTGCGTGAATTAAATCGTGAAATGCATCTGTGGGATGTATTAGTAGATCCTGCTCGTAAAATTCGGGTAGGTAATAAACTGTATTTCGGTGATGACGATATGTTGGTTGCTGAGGTGGTTGATAATACAACTTCCCGTGGTCGCACAATTCGTTTTTTACATGATGGTACACCACAAGAATTAAGAGACATCATTGAAATTCTTGGAGAAACACCATTGCCAAAATATATTAAGAGAAAACCCGAACCGGAAGATAAGGAACGCTATCAAACTGTGTATGCAAAATTTGATGGTGCTGTTGCAGCTCCAACTGCCGGATTGCATTTCAGCAAAGAAATTTTAAAACGTTTGGAAATAAAAGGAATCAATTTCGCTGAGGTAACCTTGCATATTGGCTTGGGTACTTTTCGCTCAATAGATGTTGAGGACCTTTCCAAACATAAAATGGATGCAGAGTATATCAAGGTAGATAAAAGTGCAGTAGAAATCGTTAATAAGGGTATTAAGGAAAACAAGCGCATCTGTGCAATTGGTACTACTTCGATGCGTGCAGTTGAAACTTCAGTAAGTGCAAACAAACTTTTAAAAACTGAAGAAGGCTGGACGAATTTATTTATAAACCCACCTTATGAGTTTTCAATTTGTAATTCCATGTTGACAAATTTTCATTTGCCTAAAACAAGTTTAATAATTATGGTTGCTGCTTTTGCAGGATATGATCTTGCAATGGAAGCTTATAAGATTGCCATGAAGGAGAAATACCGTTTCTTTAGTTATGGTGATGCGATGCTGATAATTTAA
- a CDS encoding cob(I)yrinic acid a,c-diamide adenosyltransferase, which yields MKIYTKKGDAGKTSLIGGTRVPKHHLRVEAYGTVDELNVVIGLLIDQLNTKHEIEILRIIQDRLFITGSNLAADPEKSKMTLPQLSTEDIEMLEKEIDIMDAALPPLKNFILPGGHPAVSFSHLARVVCRRAERIVSQLAENESLNPDIIIYLNRLSDYFFMLSRWNAHILNVEETAWHTRS from the coding sequence ATGAAGATTTATACAAAGAAAGGAGATGCCGGTAAAACCTCCTTGATAGGAGGAACCCGTGTACCGAAACATCACTTAAGAGTTGAGGCTTATGGAACAGTGGATGAGCTGAATGTTGTGATTGGTTTACTTATAGATCAATTAAATACAAAGCATGAAATTGAAATATTAAGAATTATTCAGGATAGATTATTTATCACAGGAAGTAATCTTGCTGCCGATCCTGAAAAAAGTAAAATGACTTTACCACAATTAAGTACAGAGGATATTGAAATGCTTGAAAAAGAAATTGACATCATGGATGCGGCATTGCCTCCTCTTAAAAATTTTATACTTCCCGGTGGGCATCCTGCTGTTTCATTTAGTCATTTGGCCAGAGTGGTTTGCCGCAGAGCAGAACGGATAGTTTCTCAATTAGCTGAGAATGAAAGTTTAAACCCGGATATAATAATCTATTTAAACCGGCTGAGTGATTACTTCTTTATGCTGAGCCGTTGGAATGCACATATTTTAAATGTGGAAGAAACGGCCTGGCATACAAGATCCTGA
- the trpS gene encoding tryptophan--tRNA ligase, with translation MEIVVSGIRPTGVLHLGNYYGAVRNFVRIQEDENYKGYFFIADYHSLTTHHQPEELSILVKQSIATYLACGLDPERVSLYLQSDLPQIPELYLILNMIAYKGELEKVVTFKEKIKVHKENINAGLLTYPVLMAADILIHRANKVPVGKDQEQHLEMTRNFAKRFNSKYNSEFFPEPMAYNFEEQLTKVPGLDGSTKMSKTGSANSAIFMNDTDDDIRKKIMRAKTDGGPSEPFQVMPQEIINLFDLMKIVSSISTVMHFTDAYNNCSIKYGDMKKQLAEDIIEVVTPIRKRINELLADEKYLKKVVILGGEAAIVNAEYTIKEVRKLVGLNYF, from the coding sequence ATGGAAATCGTAGTAAGCGGAATCAGACCAACCGGTGTTTTACATTTAGGTAATTATTATGGAGCCGTGCGCAACTTTGTGCGCATTCAGGAAGATGAAAATTATAAAGGATATTTTTTTATTGCCGATTATCATTCTCTCACCACGCATCATCAACCGGAAGAACTTTCAATATTAGTTAAACAAAGCATTGCCACTTATCTGGCTTGTGGTTTAGATCCCGAAAGAGTAAGTCTGTATTTGCAAAGTGATCTGCCTCAAATACCTGAATTGTATTTGATATTAAATATGATTGCCTATAAAGGTGAATTAGAAAAAGTAGTTACGTTTAAAGAAAAAATAAAAGTCCATAAAGAAAATATCAATGCCGGTTTACTTACCTATCCGGTTCTGATGGCAGCGGATATTTTGATACATCGTGCCAATAAAGTGCCGGTAGGAAAAGATCAAGAACAACATCTTGAAATGACACGGAATTTTGCAAAGCGTTTTAATTCAAAATACAACTCAGAATTTTTTCCGGAGCCAATGGCTTACAATTTTGAAGAGCAACTTACCAAAGTCCCCGGTTTAGATGGCAGTACTAAAATGAGTAAAACCGGTAGTGCTAACAGTGCGATATTTATGAATGACACGGATGATGATATTCGCAAAAAAATTATGCGAGCTAAAACAGATGGCGGACCTTCTGAACCTTTTCAAGTTATGCCCCAAGAAATAATTAATTTATTTGATTTAATGAAAATTGTTAGCAGCATTTCAACTGTGATGCATTTTACCGATGCATACAATAATTGCAGTATCAAATATGGTGATATGAAAAAGCAACTTGCTGAAGATATCATTGAGGTGGTTACTCCAATCAGAAAAAGAATAAATGAATTGTTGGCTGATGAGAAATATTTAAAAAAGGTTGTTATTTTAGGCGGTGAAGCAGCTATTGTAAATGCCGAATACACAATTAAAGAGGTAAGAAAATTAGTCGGTCTAAATTATTTTTAA
- a CDS encoding deoxynucleoside kinase produces MAKKKEEKIPVKHIAIAGNIGAGKTTLTSQLAKHFGWEAHYEDVENNPYLYDFYQDMPRWAFNLQIYFLNNRFKQILEIQKGEKTVIQDRTIYEDAQIFAPNLHAMGLMSSRDFQNYSEIFNTLTSLIAPPDLLIYLRASIPALVNQIQKRGREYEDNLRLDYLRRLNEYYEGWINKYKHGKLLIIDIENCNFAENKEDLGEVINRVNRELYGLF; encoded by the coding sequence ATGGCGAAAAAAAAGGAAGAAAAAATACCTGTAAAGCATATTGCAATTGCAGGTAATATTGGTGCCGGTAAAACAACACTTACCAGTCAACTCGCAAAACATTTTGGATGGGAAGCGCATTATGAAGACGTAGAAAATAATCCCTACTTATATGATTTTTATCAGGATATGCCACGTTGGGCATTTAACTTACAGATATACTTTTTAAACAACAGATTTAAGCAAATATTAGAAATCCAAAAAGGAGAAAAAACAGTAATACAAGATCGCACTATCTATGAAGATGCGCAAATATTTGCTCCCAATCTGCATGCAATGGGATTGATGAGCTCCCGGGATTTTCAAAACTATTCTGAAATATTTAATACACTTACCTCATTGATTGCTCCACCGGATTTACTTATTTATTTGCGTGCCTCTATTCCTGCATTAGTTAATCAAATTCAAAAACGTGGCCGTGAATATGAGGACAATTTGCGCTTGGATTATCTGCGTCGCTTAAATGAATATTACGAAGGCTGGATAAATAAATATAAGCATGGTAAACTGCTTATCATTGATATCGAAAACTGCAACTTCGCTGAAAACAAAGAAGATTTAGGTGAAGTAATTAATCGTGTTAATCGGGAATTATACGGTTTGTTTTAA
- the typA gene encoding translational GTPase TypA, translated as MKIRNIAIIAHVDHGKTTLVDKILHHCQLFQKDVSELILDNNELERERGITILSKNVSVRYKDIKINIIDTPGHADFGGEVERVLNMADGALVLVDAFEGPMPQTRYVLQKALNLGLKPVVVINKVDKENCRPDEVHEAMFDLMFNLGATQDQLDFPTVYGSAKHNWMGADWKNPANDIDFLLETIVEHIPHPVMREGTTQMQVTSIDYSNYIGRIAIGRVHRGTIKANQAVSLVKRNGSIEKSRIKELFLFEGLGKVKAEIAECGDICAVTGIEGFEIGDTIADLETPEGLKIIPIDEPTISMLFTNNDSPFFGKEGKYVTSRHIRDRLYKEIEKNLALKVVDTGSPDSFMVFGRGILHLSILVETMRREGYELQLGQPKVILKNIDGVKCEPIEELVIDTTENSAGRVIEAVSQRKGEMLIMEPKGDMTHLEFNIPSRGLMGLRTQILNLTQGEAVMNHRFKAYEPWKGDIPGRVNGTLIVFETGATIAYALDKLQDRGIFFVGPGEEVYMGQVIGENSRDNDLVVNVTRTKKLTNMRASGSDDKAKLTPPRRLTLEEAMEYIQGDEFVEVTPKSIRLRKIHLQEHDRKKAANTANSTEE; from the coding sequence ATGAAGATTAGAAATATTGCAATTATTGCCCACGTAGATCACGGCAAAACTACACTAGTAGATAAAATTCTACACCACTGCCAACTTTTTCAAAAGGATGTAAGTGAATTAATACTTGATAACAATGAATTAGAGCGGGAGCGAGGTATCACTATCCTTTCTAAAAATGTGTCTGTCAGGTACAAAGACATCAAGATAAATATTATTGACACTCCAGGTCACGCCGATTTTGGCGGAGAGGTGGAGCGTGTGCTTAATATGGCTGATGGTGCTCTTGTATTAGTGGATGCATTTGAAGGACCTATGCCACAGACTCGTTATGTTTTGCAAAAAGCATTGAATCTAGGTTTAAAACCTGTTGTTGTAATTAATAAAGTAGATAAAGAAAATTGCCGGCCTGATGAAGTGCATGAAGCCATGTTCGATTTGATGTTTAATCTTGGCGCAACTCAGGATCAACTGGACTTTCCCACTGTATATGGCTCGGCCAAACACAATTGGATGGGTGCTGACTGGAAGAATCCTGCAAATGATATAGATTTTTTATTAGAGACAATAGTGGAACATATTCCGCATCCCGTAATGCGTGAAGGCACAACACAAATGCAGGTGACAAGTATTGATTACAGTAATTACATTGGTAGGATTGCTATTGGCAGAGTACATCGTGGTACTATAAAAGCCAATCAGGCAGTAAGTCTGGTAAAAAGAAATGGCAGCATCGAGAAAAGCCGTATTAAAGAATTATTTCTTTTTGAAGGTTTGGGTAAAGTAAAAGCGGAAATTGCAGAGTGCGGAGATATTTGTGCTGTTACTGGTATCGAAGGGTTTGAAATTGGGGATACAATTGCAGATTTAGAAACTCCTGAAGGATTGAAAATTATTCCAATTGATGAACCAACAATCAGTATGTTGTTTACAAATAATGATTCACCATTTTTTGGTAAGGAGGGAAAGTATGTAACCAGCCGCCACATCCGTGACCGTTTATATAAAGAAATTGAAAAGAATCTCGCTTTAAAAGTAGTAGATACAGGTTCACCTGATTCATTTATGGTATTTGGCAGAGGGATTTTACATCTATCTATCTTAGTTGAGACTATGCGCAGGGAAGGATATGAATTGCAATTAGGTCAACCAAAGGTGATTCTGAAAAATATAGATGGTGTGAAATGTGAGCCTATAGAAGAATTGGTTATCGATACAACAGAAAATTCAGCAGGTAGAGTAATTGAAGCGGTGAGTCAGCGAAAAGGGGAGATGCTGATTATGGAACCTAAAGGAGATATGACGCATCTTGAATTTAATATTCCCAGCCGTGGCTTAATGGGGTTAAGAACTCAAATTCTGAATCTTACTCAGGGTGAGGCAGTTATGAACCACAGATTTAAGGCTTATGAACCTTGGAAAGGGGATATTCCCGGCAGAGTGAATGGTACACTGATCGTATTTGAAACAGGTGCTACAATTGCTTATGCATTAGATAAATTACAGGATAGAGGAATCTTCTTCGTCGGACCAGGTGAAGAGGTTTATATGGGACAGGTGATTGGAGAGAACAGTCGTGATAATGATTTAGTGGTGAATGTTACCAGAACTAAAAAACTGACTAACATGAGGGCAAGTGGTAGTGATGACAAAGCTAAGCTAACACCTCCCAGAAGATTGACCTTGGAAGAAGCTATGGAATATATTCAGGGAGATGAATTTGTGGAAGTTACTCCAAAAAGCATTAGGTTACGTAAGATACACTTGCAGGAGCATGACCGTAAAAAAGCTGCAAACACTGCTAATTCAACTGAAGAATAA
- a CDS encoding ABC transporter permease yields the protein MFIIFRAIHETVMLVFSEFRNNKLRTFLSLLGVSIGIFCIITVLSAVDSLKRNIDSGVAKLGSDNLYIQRWPWIFGGEDYAWWEYIKRPTMKYDEYKLLNEKLTSAKAVAIETGFNSREVKYNDNVIKDGRVSAVSEHYDKIYAMEFEHGRFFTQLESASGSPVVLLGYTVYKTLFPDLSDPTGSMIWVLGNKLKVVGAIAKEGESIIDFSQDNNILITYNYVRRIMDMQDVDPVIEVKPKEGISAREIKDDIIPLLRNHRKLSPREENDFAINEVTLAADAFDSIFGVVNMVGFIIGFFSCLVGGFGIANIMFVSVKERTHIIGIKKSIGAKNYLILLEFLFEAVVLSFIGCAFGLLMVWIITMIANRVIDFEFILSINNVMFGVMLATFIGVIAGIVPAITASRMDPVEAIRSKG from the coding sequence ATGTTTATAATTTTCAGAGCAATTCATGAAACAGTGATGCTGGTATTCTCAGAATTCCGGAATAACAAGCTGCGCACATTTCTTTCTCTACTTGGTGTATCCATCGGTATCTTTTGCATTATTACGGTTTTATCTGCTGTTGATTCTTTAAAAAGAAATATTGATAGTGGTGTTGCAAAGCTGGGTTCTGATAATCTGTATATACAACGTTGGCCTTGGATTTTTGGTGGAGAAGATTATGCATGGTGGGAATATATTAAGCGACCTACCATGAAATACGATGAATATAAATTGCTTAACGAAAAGCTTACATCTGCAAAAGCGGTTGCCATTGAAACCGGATTTAATTCAAGAGAAGTAAAGTATAATGATAATGTAATTAAGGATGGGAGAGTGAGTGCAGTAAGCGAACATTATGATAAAATCTATGCAATGGAATTTGAACATGGCAGATTTTTTACGCAATTGGAAAGTGCCAGTGGTTCGCCCGTAGTACTATTAGGATATACGGTGTATAAAACATTATTTCCTGATTTAAGTGATCCTACCGGAAGTATGATTTGGGTATTGGGAAATAAATTAAAAGTGGTGGGTGCTATTGCTAAAGAAGGGGAGAGCATTATTGATTTTTCTCAGGATAATAATATTTTAATCACTTATAATTATGTGCGCAGAATTATGGATATGCAAGATGTAGATCCGGTGATTGAAGTGAAACCTAAAGAAGGAATTTCTGCAAGAGAAATAAAAGATGATATAATTCCGCTGCTGCGCAATCATCGTAAGTTAAGTCCGAGAGAAGAAAATGATTTTGCAATTAATGAAGTTACACTTGCCGCCGATGCATTCGATTCTATTTTTGGCGTAGTGAATATGGTGGGATTTATTATTGGATTTTTTAGTTGTCTTGTTGGTGGTTTTGGTATTGCAAATATTATGTTTGTTTCCGTGAAAGAACGCACACATATTATCGGAATAAAAAAATCAATAGGCGCAAAAAATTATTTAATTCTTTTAGAATTTTTATTCGAAGCAGTTGTACTTTCATTTATTGGTTGCGCATTCGGATTGCTTATGGTTTGGATAATTACAATGATTGCAAACCGTGTAATTGATTTTGAATTTATCCTGTCAATTAATAATGTAATGTTTGGTGTAATGCTGGCAACTTTTATTGGCGTAATTGCAGGTATAGTTCCGGCAATAACTGCTTCACGAATGGATCCTGTAGAAGCAATTCGATCTAAAGGATAG
- a CDS encoding acyl-CoA desaturase yields the protein MQGKVKFVDRSNSDFFKVLRKRINEHFETNHIKKTGDYRMVLKSIAMLGIYLLPFILILTSLLPVWATYICWVIMGLGLAGSGMSVMHDAVHGVYSENKTVNTWMGHSMYLFGANTFNWKIQHNILHHTYTNVYGMDEDIHDKPMLRLSPYGKLGFVHKYQHIYGFVLYGLATLSWTLNKDFKQIMKYHKNNMIEGNGSKLGRELTDMIIGKLLYYAVFVVLPILITPYSALIIISGFLLMHFVAGVVLSTIFQLAHVVESTEHHHEDGTGEIENSWAIHQLHTTANFAKKNRILSWYVGGLNYQIEHHLFHNICHVHYKDIAPIVKSTAQEYGIPYNEYRTFWQALGSHIKMLKQIGRNSLAA from the coding sequence ATGCAAGGAAAAGTTAAATTCGTAGATAGATCTAATTCAGATTTTTTTAAAGTTCTTCGTAAAAGAATCAATGAACATTTTGAAACTAATCATATTAAAAAAACCGGTGACTATCGTATGGTTTTAAAGTCAATAGCTATGTTGGGTATTTACTTGTTGCCATTTATTTTAATACTTACCAGTTTACTTCCTGTTTGGGCAACATATATATGTTGGGTGATAATGGGTTTAGGATTAGCCGGAAGCGGAATGAGTGTAATGCATGATGCAGTTCACGGAGTATATTCTGAAAATAAAACCGTGAATACCTGGATGGGACATTCCATGTATCTATTTGGAGCAAACACATTCAACTGGAAAATTCAACATAATATTTTACATCATACATATACCAATGTATATGGTATGGATGAAGATATTCATGATAAACCTATGTTGCGTTTATCACCCTATGGCAAATTGGGCTTTGTACATAAATATCAGCATATCTATGGTTTTGTGTTATATGGATTAGCCACACTTTCCTGGACTTTAAATAAAGACTTTAAGCAAATAATGAAGTATCATAAAAATAATATGATAGAAGGTAATGGCAGTAAATTAGGAAGGGAATTGACGGATATGATTATTGGAAAGTTACTTTATTATGCAGTATTTGTAGTACTTCCAATTTTGATCACACCTTACAGCGCTTTAATAATTATTTCCGGATTTTTATTGATGCATTTTGTTGCTGGTGTTGTATTGAGTACTATTTTTCAACTAGCACATGTGGTGGAAAGTACAGAACATCATCATGAAGATGGCACTGGCGAAATTGAAAATTCATGGGCAATTCACCAATTACATACAACAGCAAATTTTGCAAAAAAGAATAGAATATTAAGCTGGTATGTAGGAGGTTTAAACTATCAAATTGAACACCATTTATTTCATAATATCTGCCATGTACATTATAAAGATATTGCACCAATAGTAAAATCTACAGCTCAGGAATATGGCATTCCTTATAATGAGTATCGCACCTTTTGGCAGGCATTAGGATCTCATATTAAAATGTTGAAGCAAATTGGGAGAAACAGCTTAGCTGCCTGA
- a CDS encoding DUF2795 domain-containing protein, whose protein sequence is MYWTLELASHLEEAPWPATKDELIDYAIRSGAPIEVIENLQELEDEGEYFEGIEDIWSDYPTHEDFFFDEEEY, encoded by the coding sequence ATGTATTGGACCTTAGAATTAGCCTCCCATTTAGAAGAAGCCCCATGGCCGGCAACAAAAGATGAATTGATTGATTACGCTATTCGTTCCGGTGCGCCCATCGAGGTGATTGAAAACTTACAGGAATTGGAAGATGAAGGTGAGTATTTCGAAGGCATTGAGGACATTTGGTCGGACTATCCCACACACGAAGATTTTTTCTTTGATGAAGAAGAATATTAA
- the gatC gene encoding Asp-tRNA(Asn)/Glu-tRNA(Gln) amidotransferase subunit GatC gives MHADKELIAKLSNLAKLQFNKEEEEQIVSDLENMIAFIDRLREVNVDGVEPLVYINDSHNQMRDDIVKMEITKEQALQNAPLADSDYFKVPKVLKKQ, from the coding sequence ATGCATGCAGATAAAGAATTAATAGCTAAACTTTCCAATCTTGCGAAGTTGCAATTCAATAAAGAGGAAGAAGAACAGATTGTCTCAGATCTAGAAAATATGATTGCCTTTATTGACAGATTGAGAGAAGTAAATGTAGATGGTGTAGAGCCGTTGGTATATATTAATGATTCGCATAATCAAATGCGGGATGATATTGTAAAAATGGAAATTACAAAAGAACAGGCATTGCAAAATGCTCCTTTAGCCGACAGTGATTATTTTAAAGTACCTAAAGTTTTAAAAAAGCAATAG